The Candidatus Melainabacteria bacterium genome includes a window with the following:
- a CDS encoding YbaB/EbfC family nucleoid-associated protein, with product MTNFSNENPLPRMHQLLLKIRRELDAIKVEGVSGDGAVRIVLSGGTRFESVKIDPSLVSEANKEQLEQLLLEATQDAVKQVLLEVKLKTDALRQEFGFQ from the coding sequence ATGACTAATTTCTCCAATGAAAATCCGTTGCCCCGGATGCATCAGCTTCTGCTCAAGATCAGACGTGAACTTGATGCTATCAAGGTTGAGGGGGTGTCCGGAGACGGGGCGGTTCGCATAGTCTTAAGCGGCGGCACCAGATTTGAATCAGTAAAGATCGATCCGTCGCTAGTTTCCGAGGCAAACAAAGAGCAACTCGAGCAACTTCTGCTCGAGGCAACTCAAGATGCGGTTAAACAGGTGCTTCTTGAAGTAAAACTGAAGACTGATGCTTTGCGGCAAGAATTCGGATTTCAGTGA
- a CDS encoding MarR family transcriptional regulator — translation MDTSGVHTWLVLWKAYDACHSQAERSIETFGMCYSDFAVMECLLHRGSQTINAIGTKVSLTSGSITTAVDRLERRGFVERSSSDEDRRAKVVSLTEEGTRVIREAFEKHQVDMEQMAAPLSVAERQTLLKLLKKLGKSAASSD, via the coding sequence ATGGATACAAGCGGTGTGCACACCTGGTTAGTTCTCTGGAAGGCTTATGATGCCTGCCACAGTCAGGCCGAGCGTAGTATCGAAACTTTCGGCATGTGTTACTCTGACTTCGCTGTGATGGAGTGTCTTCTCCATCGCGGTTCGCAAACTATAAACGCAATTGGAACGAAGGTGTCGCTCACCAGTGGTTCGATTACCACAGCTGTTGATCGTCTCGAGCGTCGCGGTTTTGTCGAGCGTTCCAGCTCAGACGAAGATCGTCGAGCCAAGGTGGTGAGTTTGACTGAAGAAGGGACGAGAGTGATACGGGAAGCGTTTGAAAAGCATCAAGTTGATATGGAGCAAATGGCAGCTCCACTCAGCGTTGCTGAGCGTCAGACTCTTCTCAAGCTCCTGAAAAAACTAGGTAAGTCGGCAGCTTCTTCCGACTGA
- the ppk2 gene encoding polyphosphate kinase 2 has translation MSDNAGAANGKASSQRSSVKSTAVEKNGRNGIRDNDAEIQSEKPETGKIDADDLARVNTQRGLLKLLKSKNIKLKSVLNEMNYEEELVLLQIELVKLQRWAQKNGKRIAILFEGRDAAGKGGAIRRFTEHLNPRSMRVVALPKPSEVETGQWYFQRYSVQLPSAGEIVFFDRSWYNRAVVEPVNGFCTEEEYDRFMQQVTEYEHMLYEDGITIIKFWFSITREEQMARFTSRRVNPLKQWKLSPIDEKAQDLWQKYSHYKELMFSRTHTSFSPWIIVQANNKKKARLESIRYVLSTLDYSGKDTPKTQLFPDPNIVQRYHRNSANQD, from the coding sequence ATGTCTGATAATGCAGGTGCTGCAAATGGCAAAGCCAGCTCGCAGAGGAGCTCTGTCAAATCAACGGCTGTCGAAAAGAACGGACGGAACGGTATCAGGGACAACGACGCCGAGATTCAGTCTGAAAAGCCCGAGACGGGAAAAATTGACGCTGATGATCTGGCTCGGGTGAACACCCAGCGTGGTCTGCTCAAATTGTTGAAATCCAAGAACATTAAACTCAAGTCTGTTCTCAATGAGATGAATTATGAAGAAGAGCTGGTGCTCTTACAGATTGAGTTAGTCAAATTGCAGCGGTGGGCACAGAAGAACGGCAAGCGCATTGCAATTTTGTTTGAGGGTAGAGATGCTGCCGGAAAAGGCGGTGCTATTCGCAGATTTACCGAGCATCTGAATCCGCGTTCCATGCGGGTTGTAGCACTACCTAAGCCAAGTGAAGTGGAAACGGGGCAATGGTACTTCCAGCGCTACAGTGTGCAACTGCCAAGTGCAGGCGAGATTGTTTTCTTCGACCGCAGCTGGTACAACCGAGCTGTAGTCGAGCCTGTGAACGGATTTTGTACTGAAGAAGAGTACGATCGGTTTATGCAGCAAGTGACTGAATATGAGCACATGCTCTACGAAGACGGCATTACGATTATAAAATTCTGGTTCTCTATAACGCGAGAAGAGCAGATGGCCAGATTTACATCGCGTCGTGTCAATCCGCTCAAGCAATGGAAGCTGAGCCCGATTGATGAGAAAGCGCAGGATCTCTGGCAAAAGTACAGCCATTATAAAGAGCTGATGTTCAGTCGTACGCATACGTCATTCAGCCCCTGGATCATTGTGCAAGCTAACAACAAGAAAAAAGCCAGACTGGAAAGTATTCGCTATGTGTTGAGCACTTTAGATTATTCTGGAAAAGATACTCCCAAAACCCAGCTCTTTCCTGATCCCAACATTGTTCAGCGCTATCATCGAAACAGCGCCAACCAGGATTGA
- a CDS encoding 4-hydroxybenzoate octaprenyltransferase gives MIKLEHTVFALPFALSGLLLASAAWPSLATVFWTIAAFAGARAASMTLNRLIDAKIDARNPRTKDRSIPAGRITVKQAVLFTIGSFTIMAIAATRLPSLCVQLLPIAVIWLSFYSFTKRFTWFCHIVLGIAIGGAALGGWVAAGGGLDAPAAWLLMLAVATWVGSFDIIYACQDVEIDRNEKLHSIPAKFGIANALIISSALHVVTVLSLIAVGLLCQLGAFYWIGFAIVVGMLIYEHSIVKPNDLSRVNAAFFTVNGVVSILMFVAILLDKLF, from the coding sequence ATGATCAAGCTCGAGCACACTGTCTTCGCCCTGCCATTCGCCCTTTCTGGACTGCTTCTCGCGTCGGCAGCCTGGCCTTCGCTTGCCACTGTCTTCTGGACGATAGCTGCTTTCGCCGGTGCACGAGCGGCATCAATGACGCTGAACAGATTGATCGACGCCAAAATAGATGCACGCAATCCACGCACCAAAGATCGCTCTATTCCAGCCGGTCGAATTACAGTAAAACAAGCAGTTCTGTTTACTATAGGCTCATTTACGATCATGGCGATTGCCGCTACCAGGCTGCCTTCACTTTGCGTGCAACTGCTGCCCATAGCCGTTATCTGGCTGAGCTTCTATTCCTTTACCAAGAGATTCACCTGGTTCTGCCACATTGTTCTTGGTATCGCCATTGGTGGCGCTGCCCTGGGCGGTTGGGTAGCGGCGGGAGGTGGTCTCGACGCCCCTGCCGCCTGGTTGCTAATGCTGGCTGTAGCGACCTGGGTAGGCAGCTTCGACATTATCTACGCATGCCAGGATGTAGAAATCGATCGCAATGAAAAGTTGCACAGCATTCCAGCTAAATTCGGCATCGCCAACGCCCTGATTATCTCTTCGGCGCTACACGTAGTGACGGTTTTAAGTCTGATTGCCGTAGGCCTGCTCTGTCAGCTTGGTGCATTTTATTGGATTGGTTTTGCAATCGTCGTAGGCATGCTGATTTATGAACACAGCATCGTCAAACCGAATGATTTGTCTCGCGTTAACGCAGCATTCTTCACTGTAAACGGTGTGGTCAGCATCCTCATGTTTGTCGCCATCTTGCTCGACAAACTGTTCTAG